One region of Oxalobacteraceae bacterium OTU3CAMAD1 genomic DNA includes:
- a CDS encoding SDR family oxidoreductase — MARCIRNADAVHRQISFFEPTGERYSRHWNLIGTDRDVEKMGDIVSGVIKEAKAIERGNRLAGKVAVVTGIGAGIGRGCALMFAAQGAHVIGCDIDGVAAQATVDAALALGLHVDSMHPCDMTDPDAVRRLIAFAADVGGGIDILVNAAAFGVFEPIETMDYERHWRKTLVGELDIVFLACQAAWPHLVARGGGAILNFSSANAHIALDKSPALAHCAGKGGVMAMTRQLAMDGAVHGIRANTIAPGMIETAATRFPLENLPGFRDQVMAKAMIKRLGQPEDIAWCAVFLVSDEASLVTSADFSVDAGATGW, encoded by the coding sequence ATGGCCCGCTGTATTCGAAACGCCGATGCGGTGCATCGCCAAATATCATTTTTCGAACCGACCGGGGAGCGCTATTCTCGTCACTGGAATCTGATCGGCACCGATCGGGACGTTGAAAAAATGGGAGATATAGTGAGTGGTGTAATCAAGGAAGCCAAGGCAATTGAGCGCGGCAACAGACTGGCGGGAAAGGTGGCGGTCGTCACCGGTATCGGGGCCGGCATCGGCAGGGGCTGCGCGCTGATGTTTGCGGCACAGGGCGCCCACGTCATCGGTTGCGATATCGATGGCGTTGCCGCGCAGGCGACCGTTGATGCTGCGCTAGCGCTCGGACTGCATGTCGACAGCATGCATCCGTGCGACATGACCGATCCGGACGCGGTGCGGCGACTGATCGCTTTCGCCGCCGACGTGGGCGGCGGCATCGACATCCTGGTCAATGCGGCGGCCTTCGGCGTATTCGAACCCATCGAGACGATGGACTATGAGCGGCACTGGCGCAAAACCCTGGTGGGCGAACTCGACATCGTTTTCCTCGCTTGCCAGGCGGCCTGGCCGCATCTGGTCGCACGCGGCGGCGGCGCCATCCTCAATTTCTCTTCCGCAAACGCCCATATCGCGCTCGACAAGTCGCCCGCCCTGGCGCATTGCGCCGGCAAAGGCGGCGTCATGGCCATGACGCGCCAATTGGCGATGGACGGCGCGGTCCATGGCATCCGGGCCAACACGATCGCCCCGGGCATGATCGAAACGGCCGCTACGCGGTTTCCGTTGGAAAACCTGCCGGGGTTCCGCGACCAGGTGATGGCCAAAGCAATGATCAAGCGGCTTGGTCAACCGGAGGACATCGCATGGTGCGCCGTGTTCCTGGTTTCCGACGAAGCGAGCCTGGTGACGTCCGCTGATTTTTCGGTGGACGCCGGGGCCACCGGCTGGTAA
- a CDS encoding PepSY domain-containing protein, with translation MRNWHRRLSIYVGALMLLIAISGIALQIEMMLVDRSSLPGEDDGKPIAAAVAEAEIEKLVASTLAGARRQTKGAIIGLDFRFFGPRPSVEVVVAEPEMRKLKLDARTGELFDAEAREDGFDWHRFLLDLHRGAIIGTTGLWISILCGVVLAILSVTGVVMYIQMYLRRRQSKPGFHW, from the coding sequence ATGCGCAACTGGCACCGAAGACTCAGCATCTACGTTGGCGCGCTGATGCTGCTGATCGCCATCAGCGGTATCGCGCTGCAGATTGAAATGATGTTGGTCGACAGATCCAGCCTGCCGGGCGAGGATGACGGAAAGCCGATCGCCGCGGCCGTGGCCGAGGCCGAGATCGAAAAACTGGTCGCCTCCACGCTGGCCGGCGCGCGCCGCCAAACCAAGGGCGCCATCATCGGCCTGGATTTTCGGTTCTTCGGCCCGCGTCCGTCGGTGGAAGTCGTCGTCGCAGAGCCTGAAATGCGCAAGCTAAAACTCGATGCGCGCACCGGCGAACTGTTCGACGCGGAAGCCCGCGAAGACGGTTTTGATTGGCACCGTTTTCTGCTGGACCTGCACCGGGGCGCCATCATCGGCACCACCGGGCTGTGGATCAGCATCCTGTGCGGTGTCGTCCTGGCGATCCTGTCCGTGACCGGGGTTGTGATGTATATCCAGATGTACTTGCGCCGGCGCCAGAGCAAGCCAGGATTTCATTGGTGA
- a CDS encoding TonB-dependent receptor, whose product MNMQHRAQQRPQPFQTRHVHRVVLRHTAIAAVLGTSAAFAQDAGSVAATATATAIDKAVANTGQLQEVVITAQKRVQSAQKTPLVISVVSGEEIAAKGQNSVDAVLRNVPGVEVQGLAQGAQVFIRGVGSSVDPSFADPAVALMVDGAYLGRTESLVGGTYDIDRVEVLSGPQGTLYGRNATGGVINILTANPVLKERSGFVRGQVGDFGLRRGEGMVNLPITDELALRFAGFREKRDGYLDDGAMDADSRGARLKLLYRPNTDWSVVAKVESFREKGKGANTVPVPGSAGNLTFPPTIFASNFDPTIVGGAPFTGGAPIWRFPNGWTTASSSPWANDSTHVPGYIKRSADSVSLQLEADLGFATLTVLPAYTKEENTISSNFLFGTLQSPYRVVTVPNTYRSLETRLASPASSPTKWLLGAYYLGIGGGFGDAQTSGDFSYTQQYLPSRTVAVFGQATQPVTDKFRITAGLRYSHDRQGQEYSIVNEGTGFAFSQAERTSGPSSQYKAGVEYDVAKNAMAYAHIATGFKQGGLSPTIPAISYDPEKLKTYEAGLKSRFLNNMLQVNASVFSYTYNDYQVTYLQVLELGNTGATLNFPTVTNTSTPGRNRGAELGVDWKLTRDDRVKAAFTYLNAKYGQASLPNNPFFNQGAFELEGRVMQNSPKWTATLGYEHVFDVNGAEITAGINTKLSTGYYVSAEQYIPGAYQAGFSRTDLSVRYISPDEKWSVGLAVKNLEDKAQTTYVFPAYRRFVTAPRTLALNAEMRF is encoded by the coding sequence ATGAACATGCAGCACCGCGCCCAACAGCGCCCACAACCTTTCCAAACACGCCACGTTCACCGGGTGGTGCTACGCCACACCGCGATCGCCGCCGTCCTCGGCACGTCCGCCGCCTTCGCCCAGGACGCCGGCTCCGTCGCCGCCACCGCCACCGCCACCGCCATAGACAAGGCGGTGGCCAACACCGGGCAACTGCAGGAAGTGGTCATCACCGCTCAAAAGCGTGTGCAGTCGGCACAAAAAACGCCCCTGGTCATCTCCGTCGTCAGCGGTGAAGAGATCGCGGCGAAGGGACAGAATTCCGTCGATGCGGTGCTGCGCAATGTGCCCGGCGTTGAAGTGCAGGGTCTGGCCCAGGGCGCGCAGGTTTTCATCCGTGGCGTCGGGTCCTCCGTCGACCCCAGCTTTGCCGATCCCGCAGTCGCGCTGATGGTCGATGGCGCGTATTTGGGGCGCACAGAATCGCTGGTGGGCGGCACCTATGACATCGACCGGGTGGAAGTGCTGAGCGGGCCGCAAGGAACGCTGTACGGGCGCAATGCGACAGGCGGTGTCATCAATATACTGACCGCTAATCCGGTGTTGAAGGAACGCAGCGGTTTTGTGCGCGGGCAGGTCGGCGACTTCGGCTTGCGGCGCGGCGAAGGCATGGTCAACCTGCCCATTACCGACGAACTGGCATTACGCTTCGCAGGCTTCCGGGAAAAGCGCGACGGCTATCTCGACGACGGAGCGATGGATGCCGACAGCCGGGGGGCGCGCCTCAAACTTCTTTACCGTCCGAACACCGACTGGTCCGTCGTTGCCAAAGTGGAGTCTTTCCGGGAAAAGGGCAAGGGGGCGAACACGGTGCCCGTCCCCGGGTCGGCAGGCAATCTTACATTCCCACCAACAATTTTCGCTAGCAACTTCGATCCCACGATCGTGGGCGGCGCGCCCTTCACGGGCGGCGCGCCGATATGGCGCTTTCCAAACGGATGGACAACGGCATCGTCGAGCCCGTGGGCCAACGACAGCACCCACGTTCCGGGATACATCAAACGGTCGGCCGATTCCGTGTCGCTGCAGCTTGAAGCGGACCTGGGATTTGCCACGCTGACCGTCCTGCCTGCATATACCAAGGAAGAAAATACCATCTCCAGCAATTTTCTGTTCGGTACGCTCCAAAGTCCGTACCGCGTGGTGACGGTGCCCAACACCTACCGGTCGCTGGAAACCCGACTCGCGTCGCCCGCCAGCTCCCCGACGAAATGGCTCCTGGGCGCCTATTATCTCGGCATTGGCGGCGGTTTCGGCGATGCGCAGACCAGCGGCGATTTCAGTTACACCCAACAATACTTGCCAAGCCGGACAGTGGCGGTGTTTGGACAAGCGACGCAGCCGGTCACGGACAAGTTTCGAATAACGGCTGGCCTGCGTTACAGCCATGACCGCCAAGGCCAGGAATATTCCATCGTCAACGAAGGTACCGGCTTCGCCTTCTCCCAAGCGGAGCGCACCAGCGGCCCGTCGTCCCAATACAAAGCTGGGGTCGAATACGATGTGGCCAAGAATGCCATGGCCTATGCCCACATCGCCACCGGGTTTAAACAAGGTGGTTTGTCGCCAACCATTCCCGCCATATCCTACGATCCGGAAAAGCTGAAGACGTATGAAGCGGGCTTGAAGAGCCGTTTCTTGAACAACATGCTGCAAGTGAACGCGAGCGTGTTTTCATACACCTACAACGATTATCAAGTCACTTATCTTCAAGTGCTTGAGCTGGGCAATACTGGCGCCACGTTGAATTTCCCCACGGTGACGAATACCTCCACCCCTGGCCGCAATCGCGGCGCCGAACTGGGGGTGGACTGGAAGCTGACACGCGATGATCGCGTCAAGGCCGCCTTCACCTATCTCAATGCGAAATATGGCCAGGCATCATTGCCCAACAATCCCTTCTTTAACCAAGGAGCGTTCGAGCTGGAAGGCCGGGTCATGCAGAATTCGCCCAAATGGACTGCAACGCTCGGGTACGAGCACGTCTTTGACGTAAACGGTGCGGAGATCACGGCGGGAATCAATACCAAGTTGTCGACGGGCTATTATGTCAGTGCCGAACAATATATTCCCGGCGCCTACCAGGCCGGATTCAGCAGGACCGACCTCAGTGTGCGCTATATATCGCCGGACGAGAAATGGTCCGTTGGCCTGGCGGTAAAGAACCTCGAAGACAAGGCACAGACAACCTATGTATTCCCGGCCTACCGGCGCTTCGTTACCGCGCCGCGCACGCTGGCGCTGAATGCCGAAATGCGATTCTGA
- a CDS encoding rhodanese-like domain-containing protein, producing the protein MQENKVAAQFRPDLARPRQLVAPAWLAMLINGAQVEARPSANWRLLEVGCGGAALFEHAHIPGASYIDTGDFECEPLWNKVGDEVLLSLLLSHGVRHDITVILYGRNNLAAARLAHLLLYAGVEDVRLLDGGFALWQAGGHICARGPVHRAAHHAIADFGVAFPVHPEYLIGTSQARALVATTDAALVSIRSEAEFLGKVSGYSYIAARGDIPGARWGRAGVDGDVNSMSAYHLADGRMKPAAEIALQWQEHGIVEELLIGFYCGTGWRASMAFFYAWLMGWPRISVYDGGWLEYSQSRLPIALTQNRISAFSASVRGAVTKRR; encoded by the coding sequence ATGCAGGAAAACAAGGTCGCCGCGCAGTTTCGTCCGGACTTGGCGCGGCCGCGCCAGCTGGTCGCACCCGCCTGGCTGGCGATGCTGATCAATGGCGCGCAGGTCGAGGCCCGGCCATCGGCCAACTGGCGCCTGCTGGAGGTCGGCTGCGGCGGCGCCGCCTTGTTCGAACACGCCCACATCCCCGGCGCCTCGTACATCGATACCGGCGATTTCGAATGCGAACCGCTGTGGAACAAGGTCGGGGATGAGGTGCTGTTAAGCCTGCTGCTATCGCACGGCGTGCGCCACGACATCACGGTCATCCTCTACGGCCGCAACAACCTGGCCGCCGCGCGGCTGGCGCATCTGCTGCTCTACGCGGGCGTGGAGGATGTGCGTCTGCTCGACGGCGGCTTCGCGCTGTGGCAGGCGGGCGGTCACATCTGCGCGCGAGGGCCTGTTCATCGGGCCGCCCACCACGCGATCGCCGATTTCGGTGTCGCGTTCCCCGTCCATCCCGAATATCTGATCGGCACAAGCCAGGCACGTGCGTTGGTCGCCACCACCGATGCCGCATTGGTCAGCATCCGCAGCGAGGCGGAGTTCCTTGGCAAAGTATCCGGCTACAGCTATATCGCGGCGCGCGGGGATATTCCCGGCGCGCGATGGGGCAGGGCCGGGGTCGATGGCGACGTCAATAGCATGAGCGCTTACCATCTTGCCGATGGCCGCATGAAGCCGGCCGCCGAGATCGCGCTGCAATGGCAGGAGCATGGCATTGTCGAAGAACTGCTCATCGGATTCTATTGCGGTACTGGTTGGCGTGCGTCCATGGCGTTTTTCTATGCATGGTTGATGGGCTGGCCCCGCATCAGCGTCTATGACGGGGGCTGGCTGGAATACTCGCAGTCGCGACTTCCAATCGCACTCACTCAGAATCGCATTTCGGCATTCAGCGCCAGCGTGCGCGGCGCGGTAACGAAGCGCCGGTAG
- a CDS encoding GlsB/YeaQ/YmgE family stress response membrane protein translates to MNFIGWIVIGGLLGWIASKVMNTDAQQGIFLNVIVGIVGAFLGGLVIAPLLGTGTINDGDFSLGSLGVSFLGAVVLLAIANLVFRGRAR, encoded by the coding sequence ATGAACTTTATCGGATGGATTGTTATCGGTGGTTTGCTGGGTTGGATTGCCAGCAAGGTCATGAACACGGACGCGCAACAAGGAATCTTCCTTAACGTGATCGTCGGTATTGTCGGCGCCTTCCTCGGCGGCCTGGTGATCGCTCCGTTGTTGGGCACGGGCACCATCAACGATGGCGACTTCAGTCTCGGTTCGCTGGGCGTCTCGTTCCTCGGCGCAGTGGTGCTGCTGGCGATTGCCAACCTCGTCTTCCGTGGACGAGCGCGCTAA
- a CDS encoding glycoside hydrolase family 2: MSQFEYPRPQLVRDAWQSLNGEWEFAFDHEQRFSHVGDPIDWSARINVPFAPESKASGIGDESFHMACWYRRTFDLDQRGAHTMLHFGAVDYHARVWVNGVLVAEHEGGHTPFHADITDALVEGPTQTIVVHVEDDPGDLAKPRGKQDWQPEPHSIWYPRTTGIWQTVWIEALPATYIGSLRWTPVFDGFEMGCEVLAGGDIRNNLAVSVRLLHNGVLLAADRYLLVGRAANRKIVLSDPGIDDSRNDLLWSPERPTLLDAELTLYCGDEVLDTVRSYTALRSVAINRDRFMLNGRPYPLRLVLDQGYWPDTLMTAPSDEALRRDVELAKEMGFNGVRKHQKIEDPRYLYWADKLGLLVWEEMPSAYAFSPRAMTRLIKEWTEAIERDYSHPCVIVWVPFNESWGVPNLTSTQAHRNAVEALYHMTRMLDATRPVIGNDGWEASATDILGIHDYDADPEKLQQRYAVTDPVRTLFDQRRPGGRILTLDGFPHRGQPIVLTEFGGIAFDPNAPAHHTWGYSRVGDAETYLNRYRTLLKVVNETVMFSGFCYTQFADTFQETNGLLNADRSPKVPLAQISAATRNSAPEPDRSHDAP, from the coding sequence ATGAGCCAGTTTGAATATCCGAGACCGCAACTGGTACGCGACGCGTGGCAGTCCTTGAACGGCGAGTGGGAGTTCGCCTTCGACCACGAGCAGCGCTTCAGCCACGTGGGCGATCCGATCGATTGGAGCGCGCGCATCAACGTGCCGTTCGCGCCGGAATCGAAGGCCAGCGGCATCGGCGATGAGTCGTTCCACATGGCGTGCTGGTACCGACGCACGTTTGATCTCGATCAGCGTGGCGCCCACACGATGCTGCATTTCGGCGCCGTCGACTACCATGCGCGCGTCTGGGTCAACGGCGTGCTGGTGGCGGAGCACGAGGGTGGGCACACGCCGTTCCACGCCGACATCACCGACGCGCTGGTGGAGGGGCCGACACAGACTATCGTCGTGCATGTCGAGGACGATCCGGGCGACCTGGCCAAGCCGCGCGGCAAGCAGGACTGGCAGCCGGAGCCGCACTCGATCTGGTATCCGCGCACCACCGGCATCTGGCAAACGGTGTGGATCGAGGCGCTGCCGGCGACCTACATCGGCTCGCTGCGCTGGACGCCGGTGTTCGACGGCTTCGAAATGGGCTGCGAGGTGCTCGCCGGCGGCGATATCCGCAACAACCTGGCGGTGTCGGTGCGGCTGCTGCACAACGGCGTGCTGCTGGCGGCCGACCGTTACCTGCTGGTGGGGCGGGCGGCCAACCGCAAGATCGTGCTGTCGGACCCGGGCATCGACGACTCGCGCAACGACTTGTTGTGGAGCCCGGAACGGCCGACCTTGCTGGACGCGGAGCTGACCTTGTACTGCGGCGACGAGGTGCTCGACACGGTGCGCTCGTACACGGCGCTGCGCTCCGTGGCGATCAACCGCGACCGCTTCATGCTCAACGGCCGGCCGTATCCGCTGCGGCTGGTGCTCGACCAGGGCTACTGGCCCGACACGCTGATGACGGCGCCGTCCGACGAGGCGCTGCGCCGCGACGTCGAGCTGGCCAAGGAGATGGGCTTCAACGGCGTGCGCAAGCACCAGAAGATCGAGGACCCGCGCTACCTGTACTGGGCCGACAAGCTCGGACTGCTGGTGTGGGAGGAGATGCCGTCGGCGTACGCCTTCAGCCCGCGTGCGATGACGCGGCTGATCAAGGAGTGGACCGAGGCGATCGAACGCGACTATAGCCATCCGTGCGTGATCGTGTGGGTGCCTTTCAATGAATCGTGGGGCGTGCCTAACCTGACGTCGACGCAGGCGCACCGCAACGCCGTCGAGGCGCTGTACCACATGACGCGCATGCTCGACGCCACGCGGCCGGTGATCGGCAACGACGGCTGGGAGGCGTCGGCCACCGACATCCTGGGCATCCACGATTACGACGCCGATCCGGAGAAGCTGCAGCAGCGCTACGCCGTCACCGATCCGGTGCGCACCTTGTTCGACCAGCGCCGTCCGGGCGGGCGCATCCTGACCCTGGACGGCTTCCCGCACCGGGGCCAGCCGATCGTGCTGACCGAGTTCGGCGGCATCGCCTTCGATCCGAACGCGCCGGCGCACCACACCTGGGGCTATTCGCGCGTGGGCGACGCCGAGACCTATCTGAACCGGTATCGCACCTTGCTCAAGGTGGTCAACGAGACGGTGATGTTCAGCGGTTTTTGCTACACCCAGTTCGCCGACACCTTCCAGGAAACCAACGGCTTGCTGAACGCCGACCGCAGCCCCAAGGTGCCGCTGGCGCAGATCAGCGCGGCCACGCGCAACAGCGCCCCCGAGCCGGACCGGAGCCACGATGCGCCGTAG
- a CDS encoding NAD(P)-binding protein: MKTIIVFCHLRWDFVFQRPQQLLSRLAQHYKIAFVEEPVFHEGESFLQSSSPAPNITVYRPHTPVQAPGFHDDQIPLLQPLLAELSRGDEAPIVWFYTPMALPLLPPLHAGLVVYDCMDELSAFKNPPKQLLQRETALLKIADLVFTGGPSLYEAKRGRHDNAHCFPSSVDAAHFHQALDRGNAHPLHAGIPGPRLGYYGVIDERFDAPLLAALADAHPEWQLVMVGPVVKIDPASLPQRQNIHYLGQQSYQDLPRFLAGWDVCLLPFALNEATRYISPTKVLEYMAAELPAVSTAIKDVEDPYSDIVWVAHSHAEFIESCEAALAMTPVLRSALNEKMRAVVDKTSWEATADAMRTLLANTPPSGKGAKLSQQDGTRVAAAAEVAAGSAVVNPMRQASAAQRTGCLILGAGPTGLSAAYHLGADTVLLERNATVGGWCRSIQDQGFTFDYAGHIMFSNDPYVLKLYDILLGDNQHWQMREAWVYSKQVFTRYPFQGALYGLPPAVIKECIVGAIESRYGLTEKAESCASADVEDCCADGTADVANSSASAMSTAAKGEDFEHFIYRVWGAGIARHFAIPYNKKLWTVPLKEMETSWLGGRVPLPDLNQIIEGALEPVAKPMGPNARFGYPKRGGFQALVSGFLPHIRGKIELNADAVCVLPDEHTVVLADGRRLQYEQLISTMPLPELVRLVGNAAPPEVRRAADGLKHISIRCVNIGIARTDVTDKHWIYYPEDSIFHRIFVQGNASPECNAPGGFGFTCEISYSPWKPLPLDGEELIERCIQDCIKVGMMREDDRVITANQVDMPYAYVVYDHARAENVATVRAWMEQHDIVLAGRYSEWEYYNSDHAFLAGKKAAERVQANRGESAKTAES; this comes from the coding sequence ATGAAAACCATCATCGTCTTTTGTCATCTGCGCTGGGACTTCGTCTTTCAGCGCCCGCAACAACTCCTGTCGCGCCTGGCACAACATTACAAAATCGCCTTTGTCGAAGAGCCGGTTTTCCATGAAGGCGAAAGTTTCCTGCAGAGCTCGTCACCCGCGCCCAACATCACCGTTTATCGTCCGCACACGCCGGTTCAGGCGCCCGGCTTCCATGACGACCAGATACCGCTGCTGCAACCGCTGCTGGCCGAGCTCAGCCGTGGTGACGAAGCCCCCATCGTCTGGTTCTACACGCCGATGGCGCTGCCGCTGCTGCCGCCGCTGCACGCCGGCCTGGTGGTCTACGATTGCATGGATGAACTCTCCGCGTTCAAGAACCCGCCCAAGCAACTGCTGCAACGCGAGACGGCGCTGCTCAAGATCGCCGACCTGGTCTTCACCGGGGGCCCCAGTCTGTACGAGGCCAAGCGCGGCCGCCACGACAACGCCCACTGCTTCCCCAGCAGCGTCGACGCCGCCCACTTCCACCAGGCGCTCGACCGTGGCAACGCCCATCCGCTGCACGCGGGCATCCCGGGTCCACGCCTGGGCTACTACGGCGTCATCGATGAGCGCTTCGACGCCCCGCTGCTCGCCGCGCTGGCCGACGCCCATCCGGAGTGGCAACTGGTGATGGTCGGCCCGGTCGTGAAGATCGATCCAGCGTCGCTGCCGCAACGGCAAAACATCCACTACCTGGGCCAGCAGTCGTACCAGGACCTGCCGCGCTTCCTGGCCGGCTGGGATGTGTGCCTGCTGCCGTTCGCGCTCAACGAGGCGACCCGCTACATCAGCCCGACCAAGGTGCTGGAATACATGGCGGCCGAACTGCCGGCCGTCAGCACCGCCATCAAGGATGTCGAAGATCCCTATAGCGACATCGTCTGGGTGGCGCACAGCCACGCGGAATTCATCGAATCTTGCGAGGCGGCGCTGGCGATGACGCCCGTGCTGCGCTCGGCCCTGAACGAGAAGATGCGTGCCGTGGTCGACAAAACCTCGTGGGAAGCGACCGCCGACGCCATGCGCACGCTGCTGGCCAACACGCCGCCGTCCGGCAAAGGCGCCAAGCTGAGCCAGCAGGACGGCACGCGCGTCGCCGCTGCCGCCGAGGTGGCGGCCGGCAGCGCCGTCGTCAATCCGATGCGCCAGGCGTCGGCCGCGCAACGCACCGGCTGCCTGATCCTCGGCGCCGGCCCGACCGGCCTGTCGGCGGCCTACCACCTCGGCGCCGACACCGTGCTGCTGGAGCGTAACGCCACCGTCGGCGGCTGGTGCCGCTCGATCCAGGACCAGGGCTTCACCTTCGACTACGCCGGTCACATCATGTTCTCCAACGACCCGTATGTGCTCAAACTGTATGACATCCTGCTCGGCGACAACCAGCACTGGCAGATGCGCGAGGCCTGGGTCTACAGCAAGCAGGTGTTCACCCGCTATCCGTTCCAGGGCGCGCTGTACGGCCTGCCGCCGGCCGTCATCAAGGAATGCATCGTCGGCGCCATCGAATCGCGCTACGGGCTGACTGAGAAGGCGGAAAGCTGCGCCAGCGCCGATGTCGAGGATTGCTGCGCCGACGGCACCGCCGATGTCGCCAACAGCAGCGCCAGCGCGATGTCGACCGCCGCCAAGGGCGAGGACTTCGAACACTTTATCTACCGCGTCTGGGGCGCAGGCATCGCGCGCCACTTTGCCATCCCGTACAACAAGAAATTGTGGACGGTGCCGCTGAAGGAAATGGAAACCTCGTGGCTGGGCGGACGCGTGCCGCTGCCGGACCTGAACCAGATCATCGAGGGCGCGCTGGAGCCGGTCGCCAAGCCGATGGGACCGAACGCCCGCTTCGGCTACCCCAAGCGCGGCGGCTTCCAGGCGCTGGTCTCGGGCTTCCTGCCGCACATACGCGGCAAGATCGAGCTCAACGCGGACGCGGTGTGCGTCCTGCCGGACGAGCACACGGTGGTGCTGGCCGACGGCCGCCGTCTGCAATATGAGCAGTTGATCAGCACCATGCCGCTGCCGGAATTGGTGCGGCTGGTCGGCAACGCGGCGCCGCCGGAGGTCCGGCGGGCGGCGGATGGACTGAAACATATCTCGATTCGCTGCGTCAACATTGGCATTGCCCGCACGGATGTCACCGACAAGCATTGGATCTACTATCCGGAGGACAGCATCTTCCACCGTATCTTCGTGCAGGGCAACGCCAGCCCCGAATGCAACGCGCCCGGGGGATTCGGTTTCACCTGCGAAATCTCGTATTCACCGTGGAAACCTTTGCCGCTGGATGGCGAGGAGCTGATCGAGCGGTGCATCCAGGACTGCATCAAGGTCGGCATGATGCGCGAGGATGACCGGGTGATCACGGCCAACCAGGTCGACATGCCGTATGCGTATGTGGTGTACGACCATGCGCGGGCGGAGAATGTGGCCACGGTGCGAGCTTGGATGGAACAGCACGATATCGTGTTGGCCGGACGTTATAGCGAGTGGGAGTATTACAACTCGGATCACGCCTTCCTAGCGGGGAAAAAAGCGGCCGAGCGGGTGCAGGCCAACCGGGGTGAAAGCGCCAAGACGGCCGAGTCGTAA
- a CDS encoding iron-containing redox enzyme family protein — protein sequence MSLLAQALPDSIATKSNTSAAPVPSAVYRALSPGVPVGNDRAMARTFLEQQLQQARLLSSDLPDNTADMETWITERSEAIGAEYNAYLKQRRDGAPRRYFSTKAHALFFLKHVAPTKLVDGAWLYGVLERWDDPDFRPLIQTYLEELGDGVPDKNHVVLYKKLLASHGCDQWQDVEETHFVQGAIQLALAYDAEHFLPEIIGYNLGYEQLPLHLLITAYELNELGIDPYYFTLHITVDNGGTGHAFKAVQALQQLLPRCGDTAAFLRRVQDGYRLNDLGASTNSVIAEFDLEAELVHIMAAKSVVGKNMHSDYCRVGGRGINDWLSDPKQIPAMLGELEKAGWIQRGQPADNSRFWRLIQSERAEMFGVFSAYEQQILSDWIATAPGESDTPAVPAARTPSFRARQRALDTLGLHHSPRSGPMRGVIRHHPTDTSANDDEAIGELRQLELQVASMGNKQAAMRLLQSLMTPARHHSAVGLMATRLFRQLID from the coding sequence ATGTCCCTACTCGCCCAGGCATTGCCAGACAGCATCGCCACTAAAAGCAACACCAGCGCCGCACCCGTCCCCAGCGCCGTCTACCGCGCTCTGTCGCCCGGCGTACCTGTCGGCAACGACCGCGCAATGGCCCGCACCTTCCTGGAACAGCAGCTGCAGCAAGCCCGCCTGCTCAGCTCCGACCTGCCCGACAACACGGCGGACATGGAAACCTGGATCACCGAACGCTCCGAAGCGATCGGCGCCGAATACAACGCCTACCTCAAGCAACGCCGCGACGGCGCCCCTCGCCGCTACTTCAGCACCAAGGCACACGCGCTGTTCTTCCTCAAGCACGTGGCCCCGACCAAGCTGGTCGATGGCGCCTGGCTGTACGGCGTACTCGAACGCTGGGACGACCCCGACTTCCGCCCGCTGATCCAAACCTACCTGGAAGAACTGGGCGACGGCGTGCCGGACAAAAACCACGTCGTGCTGTACAAAAAACTGCTGGCCAGCCACGGCTGCGACCAGTGGCAGGATGTCGAGGAAACCCACTTCGTGCAAGGCGCGATCCAGCTCGCGCTGGCCTACGACGCCGAACACTTCCTGCCGGAGATCATCGGCTACAACCTCGGCTACGAACAGCTGCCGCTGCACCTGTTGATCACCGCCTACGAGTTGAACGAGCTCGGCATCGATCCCTACTACTTCACCTTGCACATCACCGTCGACAACGGCGGCACCGGCCACGCGTTCAAGGCTGTGCAGGCACTGCAACAATTGCTGCCACGCTGCGGCGACACGGCCGCCTTCCTGCGCCGCGTGCAGGACGGCTACCGCCTCAACGACCTGGGCGCCAGCACCAATTCCGTCATCGCCGAGTTCGACCTGGAGGCCGAGCTGGTGCACATCATGGCGGCGAAAAGTGTCGTCGGCAAGAACATGCATTCCGACTATTGCCGCGTGGGCGGCCGTGGCATCAACGACTGGCTGTCCGATCCAAAACAGATTCCGGCCATGCTGGGCGAACTGGAAAAAGCCGGCTGGATCCAGCGCGGCCAACCGGCCGACAACAGCCGCTTCTGGCGCCTGATCCAGAGCGAGCGCGCCGAGATGTTCGGCGTCTTCAGCGCCTACGAGCAACAAATCCTGAGCGACTGGATCGCCACCGCGCCTGGTGAGTCTGACACCCCTGCGGTGCCAGCGGCCCGCACGCCGAGCTTCCGCGCCCGCCAGCGCGCGCTCGACACGCTGGGCCTGCATCACAGCCCGCGCAGCGGCCCGATGCGTGGCGTAATTCGCCATCACCCCACCGACACTAGCGCCAACGACGACGAGGCCATCGGCGAACTGCGCCAACTCGAATTGCAAGTCGCATCAATGGGCAACAAGCAGGCGGCGATGCGCCTGCTGCAATCTTTGATGACGCCGGCGCGCCACCACAGCGCCGTCGGTCTGATGGCAACCCGCCTGTTCCGCCAGTTGATCGATTGA